A section of the Castanea sativa cultivar Marrone di Chiusa Pesio chromosome 12, ASM4071231v1 genome encodes:
- the LOC142618980 gene encoding cyclin-A1-4-like, with protein sequence MSTRSRRPPPYSSSSSSSSSKKPSSVSEYPIKKVTKPQLAKKRPALVDVTNQRNGPHTTNSRSSTSSSKPLVPCVAKIAKTKKEFSASTENTGFPGKIKPESLSVKSSVLVPTKDRSFTRSDQPMATVAALPAPCCMDAVLTASNSIIHAPRGMDVSPSRSVSGSISLDESMSTCDSLKSPVFEYIDNEDTYAVTSIERKTSNSLYISDNAEKAGDVCKRGILLEQETFDEVVDIDNNFSDPKFCATIACDIYKHLRASEANRRPSTDFIERIQKDVNVTMRAILIDWLVEVAEEYRLVPDTLFLTVNYIDRYLSGNSVNRKQLQLLGVACMMIAAKYEEICAPTVDEFCYITDNTYLKDEVLQMESAVLNYLKFEMTAPTAKCFLRRFVCVAQATSEVPSMHLECLANYLGELSLLEYGMLHYAPSLVAASATFLAKFILLPAKKPWNSTLRHYTLYQASDLSDCVKALHSLCHNGSNSNLPAIREKYSQHKYKFVAKKYCLSSIPLEFFQEPSD encoded by the exons ATGTCGACCCGAAGCCGTCGTCCGCCaccatattcttcttcttcatcgtCATCTTCGTCCAAGAAGCCATCATCGGTTTCGGAGTATCCAATAAAGAAAGTGACGAAGCCCCAATTGGCAAAGAAACGACCCGCTCTTGTTGATGTCACAAATCAAAGAAATGGCCCTCACACTACTAATTCACGCTCCTCAACCTCATCGTCCAAGCCTCTG GTACCATGTGTGGCTAAAATTGCCAAGACTAAGAAGGAATTTTCTGCTTCCACTGAGAATACTGGCTTCCCTGGGAAAATAAAGCCAGAATCTTTGAGTGTGAAATCAAGTGTCTTGGTTCCAACCAAGGATAGATCTTTCACAAGAAGCGATCAACCTATGGCTACTGTTGCAGCCCTTCCTGCTCCATGCTGCATGGATGCTGTTCTTACTGCTTCGAATAGCATAATTCATGCACCCAGAGGCATGGATGTTTCTCCAAGTAGATCAGTTAGTGGTTCCATTTCTTTGGATGAGAGCATGTCTACTTGTGATTCTTTGAAGAGTCCAGTGTTTGAATATATTGATAACGAGGACACTTATGCAGTTACATCGATTGAAAGAAAGACAAGTAACAGTCTCTACATTTCAGATAATGCTGAAAAAGCAG GGGATGTCTGCAAAAGAGGTATACTTCTGGAGCAGGAAACATTTGATGAAGTTGTTGATATTGATAACAATTTCTCGGACCCAAAGTTTTGTGCAACTATTGCTTGTGATATCTACAAGCACTTGCGTGCATCTGAG gCTAATAGAAGACCTTCCACAGACTTCATAGAAAGGATCCAAAAAGATGTTAATGTCACCATGCGTGCGATACTGATTGATTGGCTTGTGGAG GTTGCTGAAGAGTATCGGCTTGTGCCTGATACACTTTTTTTGACTGTCAACTACATTGATCGTTATCTTTCTGGAAATTCGGTGAATAGGAAGCAATTGCAATTGCTTGGTGTTGCATGCATGATGATTGCAGC TAAGTATGAGGAGATCTGTGCACCAACTGTGGACGAGTTCTGTTACATAACTGATAACACATACTTAAAGGATGAG GTTTTGCAAATGGAATCTGCTGTTCTGAATTACTTGAAGTTTGAAATGACAGCCCCGACAGCTAAATGTTTTTTGAG gcgatttgtttgtgttgctcAAGCGACCAGTGAG gttccaTCAATGCACTTGGAGTGCTTGGCCAACTACCTCGGAGAGTTGTCTCTTCTAGAATATGGCATGCTTCATTATGCCCCATCACTAGTAGCTGCTTCTGCTACTTTCTTAGCCAAATTTATACTTCTCCCTGCAAAGAAACCCTGG AATTCTACGCTGAGGCATTACACACTTTACCAAGCTTCTGATTTGAGTGACTGCGTCAAGGCACTACATAGCCTCTGCCATAATGGCAGTAATTCTAATCTACCTGCAATTAGGGAGAAGTACAGCCAGCATAAG TACAAGTTCGTGGCAAAGAAGTACTGCCTTTCTTCAATACCTCTTGAGTTTTTCCAAGAACCGAGCGATTAG